The Candidatus Methylomirabilota bacterium genome segment CGTCTTCATCTCCTCCTCCTCTTCCTTCCCTCGGGGGTGTAACACGCTCCGGTTGGAGAAAGTTCACCGGCAACCCACATGCCAGTGGCGCTCGGAGAGCGCCGGGCCGCATCCGGCCTGCTTTCCCCGCGATTTGCGCGGCGCTCAGGGGGCGCCGGAGGAGGAATTACACGACAGGCGTGTAAGGATTACCAGGAGAATACGTGCGTGGGCGTCAGCTCGACGATCACCGAGTCCGAGTCGCCGAGTGCGGCCTCGCGCGGGTACTGCGGATACTTTGCGTAGAGGCGACGGCGCAGCCGGCGGAAGCGCGGGCCGCGCTCGATCACGCGCGCGGTGCCCTGCACCATCACGCCGGTGATGTGACTCCAGTCGTCCGAGTAGCAGTCCACGGTCAGGGCGAGCCGCGGGTTGGCGCGCACGTTGCGCACCTTGCGGCCGCGCTTGCCCGAGCCGAAGTAGATCTTGCCGCCCGCCAGCACGTGACACACCGGCACCAGATGCGGCATGCCCGCCCCCACCGTGGCGACGCGCGCGACCCGCTCCCACTCGATCATCCTGGCCTGCGCTTTCGTCATTCGCATGAGTGTCTCCTCCGTAGGCGTGCAGTGTACTCCTCGGGCCGCGCGGCGCCCGCGCCCCCGCGCACGCATTGACCCGCGGCAAAGCAGTGTTGTAGATTCGGCCGCATGAAAAGCAAGACTTCCTCGAAGAAGAAGGCGTCACCCGCCCGCGGC includes the following:
- a CDS encoding pyridoxamine 5'-phosphate oxidase family protein, whose protein sequence is MRMTKAQARMIEWERVARVATVGAGMPHLVPVCHVLAGGKIYFGSGKRGRKVRNVRANPRLALTVDCYSDDWSHITGVMVQGTARVIERGPRFRRLRRRLYAKYPQYPREAALGDSDSVIVELTPTHVFSW